The Anabaena sphaerica FACHB-251 region ACAATTTTTAAGCCTAGTTATCCCATCTTAACTTATTTCTATTATGGAGAATGTTCAGCTATCCTAAGGCATAATTTCAACTTAATTAAAGTTTCTTAAATCACTATCCAGAGAACAAAGATAAAAATAACACCTGGGAAAGAGGTAATGATCTTGCTTGTTGAATATAACAAAAACAGGTAATTAAGGATGCAGCGGAGTTATGAATAACACAGGGGCTGCTTTAAGAAATGAAGTTAGAGAACTTGCTGAAGAAGCATTTCACCGCAAGCTAATTTCAGGATATGGAGATGGACCAGATATTAACGAATACCAAATTGTTTACCAAGGAAAACCTAGACATATATCTTTAGAGCAAGCTCGTCTTTTCTTGATAGATTTAATATATAGGAGTACAATTTATTAATAAGGGCAGGCAAGACGCTCACCCCACAAGATTTTCAGATATATAGCAGAAGGCAATAAGCAATAGGCAATAGGCAAGAGTAAAACCCTTGTTATTCTTTGGTTTCAAGGACTAATCATGTCCTAATTATCCTGGCTACAGCTATAGATCCCCGGCTTCTTTAAGAAGTTGGAGATCTGGGTATGATGATTTTCATGATTGCCAAAACTGGAAATTACTGCCATTATTAGCTACAACAACCGCAGCTGCAAAATTATCTGCTGGTATTAACTCCCTCAATTCCCAATTTCCGGAAACAAGTAATTGAGCCGATTTTGTAGGTGTTAAATCAACTTCAATTTGTTCCAACTGAACTAAACCATCTCCAGTGGCTTTTAAATAAGCTTCCTTGCAAGTCCAGTAACGAAAAAATGCTTGTTCCTGTTGTTGAGGAGAAAGTAATTTAATTACTTCATATTCACTGGTTAAAAAGAACCGTTTAGCAAGATTTTCTAAATCCGACATCGGGCGAATATATTCTAAATCCACCCCGATTAATCGCTGATAACTTATCCCACACAAACCCAAATCTTGAGAATGTGACAAATTAAAAAACAGTCCAGAATTTGCAAACTTAGCTGCTAAAAGTGGCTTTCCTCGCTGTTGATAATCAAATTCTACCTGTGATGGTTCCACACCTAAATAGCGTCCTAAAATAGTACGAAGACTACCACGACCGATAATAAAACGTTGCCGATGTTCTGGAAAATAAAACCTTTCTGCACGGGCAAATTCATCACTAGATAAAGTTTTTTGGAAAGATTCTAGCTGTAATTCCGGCTGCTTCAGGTCTATTTTCCAGATATGCACATCACGCGACGACAAAATTAAATTTTGGGGTGCAGGTAACCAAATATGATTAAACTTATTCACAAGTAATTCAAAATTCAAAATTCAAAATTCAAAACAAACAAAGTCCACCTGCGTGGACTAGCAGAAATTCAACCCACGGAGGTGGGTTTTGTCTGTTTAGCTGCAATTTCTAATTGCTGATCAGACCTTTCTCCTATCCACTGTAAAATGCGATTCCAAGCCCACCACTGGTCAACGTCTTGAGCTTGACGCTGACACTTTTTACTACTTACATAACCTACATGACCACCGTAGGAGGTGAGTAACAAATCTATATCAGGATTTTTGGCACTAGCAGCTTTTAAATCAGTAACAATATCTGGATGAAATAAGGGGTCATCAGCAGCATAAAGAATCAAAGTTGGTTTTTGCAACTGAGGTAACAGATGTAAACCACTGCTGGCTTGGTAATATTCTTCCACAGAACTAAATCCTAAGCGTCCAATTACCAGTTCTTGATCAAATCCCCAAATGCTATTTGCTCTTGCAATTGCGGCGGGGTCAAAATAACCATGATGAGTATGATGTAGTTTCCAGGCCAGTTTTTTCAACTCCCCAGCAATGCGGGATTCTACGTATTTACCAAAAGGGTGTGTGACTAAATAAGTGAGCGATCGCAACGAATCCAAACTCGGACAAATCACCGCCCCACCAGCAATGTCAATATTTTTAATTTCCAAATCCGTAGCTGCTTTGATACCCCACAGCGCCAATTGTCCCCCTAAAGAATACCCTGTAAACCAGCATTTCGGGGGACAACCCATTGCTACAGCCTCTGCGGCAATTCTCACAAAATCTTCCCCTTCATACAAACCATCCGACGTTAAAGTTGGTGATAACTCCGCCGTTTTACCATGCGCTCGCCAATCGAAGAGAACCACAGCATACCCTTGAGCGTATGCCTTACGTCCTAACAATCTTAAAAACCATTGTTGCTCTAACTCACCAGTAATACCATAAGTGCCAATAATTGTGCTATGGGCATTTTTGGGGATAGCGACCCAACCAAAAATTGGCACATCCTGCCCCCCTGTAAATACGATCTGCTGATAAACTGGCTCTGGATGTGGAGTTGTACTTTCCCAATCACGTCCAGCCCACAAAGCAGTGTAAGCCGTCATAGCAGCGCCATTTCGCAAGAAATAGGGCGGATTGTAGGTAGAGTTACACACCATATATTAATTTTCGTGTAAATTAGTATTGTTTTCACAATCCTTTAATCTTAATATTTATGTTAGATTTAAAATCTTTTTACAATCGAAATAACAATCTTTGTATATCTCAAAGGTTCTTATTTATCCTTGAATAGAGTAGTCATAATTTTTTAAGAATGCCGAGGATTCTTGTCATAGACGATGACCCAGCGATTTCAGAACTTGTTGCCGTCAACTTGGAAATGGCTGGCTACGATGTTAGTCAAGCTGAAGACGGCATCAAAGGTCAGGCGCTGGCCCTCCAGCTACAACCCGACTTGATCATGCTTGATCTGATGTTGCCCAAAGTAGATGGATTTACCATTTGCCAACGATTGCGTCGGGATGAGCGCACCGCTGAAATTCCCGTCTTAATGTTGACGGCTTTAAGCCAAACCCAATATAAAGTTGAGGGTTTCAACGCTGGCGCAGATGACTACTTGACCAAGCCTTTTGAAGTGGAAGAAATGCTGGCGCGGGTGCGGGCTTTGTTGCGTCGGACTGACCGCATCCCCCAAGCAGCAAAGCACAGTGAAATTCTCAACTATGGCTCTCTTACCCTCGTTCCAGAAAGATTTGAGGCCATTTGGTTTGGTGAAACTGTGAAACTGACTCACTTAGAGTTTGAACTACTTCATTGTTTGCTTCAACGTCACGGTCAAACTGTTTCTCCCAGCGAAATTCTGCGAGAAGTTTGGGGTTATGATCCTGATGATGACATTGAAACTATTCGGGTGCATATTCGCCATTTGCGAACTAAACTGGAACCAGATCCTCGCCATCCTCGCTATATCAAGACAGTGTATGGCGCGGGATACTGTCTAGAGTTACCCAGTCTACCACCAGCAAGTGAGGGAACTACCGCTACATTGGTGGAGTGATATTTCAATCTACCTCATGATGATAGGGACGTAGCGATCGCGCTCTCAAGATACATCTCCGATTTTTTCAAAAAGTCGGGGATCTATCCCACATTAAGCACCCTCAACTGTCAAAGAAGAGGACAAGAAGGGGCTTGAAACAATGACTATTGCCCTTTGGCAAGAAATAATGGCTGAGAGAGAAACTGCTTATTTGTTGAGCAGTCCAGCCATGAAAGCGAGATTACTTACGGCTAGAAAACGTCAAGATGGAATTTCTTTGGAAGCAGCCTGTGAGAAACTTGGAATTTGATGCAGATGCTTTTGAGGACTTAGCTTGGTGGATCGAAAGTGATAGCGTAAGCGCTCCGTAGGAATCGTAAAAAAGCGTTAAAAATCATCAAACTGATTCGTGAAGTACAACGTAATCCATTTGAAGGTTCAGGACAACCTGAAGCACTAAAACACGATCTATCTGGCTGCTGGTCACGGCGGATCGATCAAGAACATCGTCTGGTTTATGAAGTCCTAGATGATAAAATCAGAATTCTCGCCTGTCGGTTTCACTACTGAAAATTGCTTTTGGAGATGTGTGGAAGAGCTATCGCCATACTAGAAATATAAATCTCATCTAGTAATGACAATCAAAGAATTGCTATCCATTTCACCTGTCACCTGTTACCTACTTCACTGGTTGCAGTTTTGTCACCTTGAGTTTAAAGTTACCAACACCAGTTTCTCCAAAAGATCGGACGCGAACTATGTAATTTCCTGTTTCGTTAATGCGGGTAAATAAGAGAGAGTTACTTGTACCATCGGGTCCATCATCATTTTCTGCCACTGTTGAACCATCAGGACCTAACAGTGTAATCATGGTGTCAAAGTTCTCCGATGACAAATCAATTGCTAAATTATCACCTTTGTTTAACTTGACTGTATAATCACGAGCAAATCCCCCTTGACCTGTGGGAATATCTTTGGCTGTTAATGTATCAGCAATTTCTGCACTACTATTTAAGGGAATAGGTTTATATAAATTATTTGGATTTTGAGCAAATCCTGTATTTATGCTTATGCCCATTGTCAGCATCGTCACAGGAAAGATAATGATTTTTATTAAAACCGTTGCAAACGCTTTATTCATAAATTGAAACAGTGTTCCCTTAAACACAGGGTATAATTGTGCTAATTATAGATTTTTCGGACACAACTTGCCCATCAACTCTGGACTGATCTATCTTTACCAGTCGTGGCCACAGCGGCTAAACCAAGTACAGAAATGCTACTTTGACGAAGTGTGTAGACAGCAGACTTGGCAGTTGCACCTGTAGTATAAATATCATCCACTAACAGCACTGGTGCATCTGGATGACGACTGCTAAAATCTGTTCCTATAGCAAAAGCATCTGTTAAGTTTTGTTCTCGCTCTGAACCGGATACACTAAACTGTGCTTTGGTGTCTTTGATTCTTGCTAAACCTTTTGATTTTAATTTTAACCCAGTTATTTCGCAGAATCCTTGGGCTATAAGTTCAGCTTGATTGTAACCTCTTTCCTGCCGCTTTTTGGTGTGGAGTGGTATCGGCACAATTACAGGTGGTTTATTCACTTTGGGGTAATTTAATAACCATGCTTCTCCTAAATACTGTCCTAAAAGCTGCCCGATTTCCGGGTGGTTTTCATATTTCATTGTCGCGATCGCTCTTTTTAATGTTCCTCTGTAACTTCCCCAAACAAACACCGATAATTCCTGTTTCCATAAGTAGTTAGGGTTTTTAAAATTACAGCTTTGTAATTGTTTAGCGCAATATTGACAAATTCGCTCTGGCGTGCTGCGCTGACAGATAGGGCAATTGCTTTGTAGAAAAAGATTAAGTAAATTTTTAAACATGGTAATTGGTAATTGGTAATTGGTAATTTTTATTCCCAGTCCCCATTCCCTATTCCCTAAGATATTTCACATACACGCGATCGCACCTTTTTGTTTCTACATCTGTAGCGGGGATGTAACCATTATTCTCATAAAGTTGCACTGCTTCTTTTAAAACGCTGGCAGTTTCAATCCAAATTTGCTTAAACCCGCGTTTAGCTATGGCTAATTCTAACTGCTGTAACAAATATTTCCCTAAACCTAAACCTCTAATATTGGGTGAAAGATACATTTTACGGATTTCTACAGCTTTTTCACCTCGTTGGATCGGATAATATGCCCCCGTACCTACTATTTGATTTTCGTGTTCAATTACCCAAAATTCGCCACCTTTAACTAAGTAAAATTCCTCAACTTGCAACACATCTCTATCAGCCCCCTCAGCTTCCCAACCTAAGCCATATTCTGATAATACAGAACTAATTATCGCTGCGGCTGATATGCGGTCTTTTTGATCCCAATTACGAATGATAAAATTTTGGTAATATTCTTTCATTACTTATGTTTAAATTTAAACTATAGTTATATAATATACTTAAAATTTTCTTGCTTTGCACTTATGAGCTAATATAAATCTAAAATTCCTTCTGCTCAACAGTTGCAAATCTTAAAATAATTGATACACTTGTTCTTTCAGCCCAGTTAACGGTTAACCAGCGCCCATAATGGTGCATATTAAGCGCGTTGAACTTACTAACTTCAAATCCTTCGGTGGTACAACTTCTGTCCCTCTGCTGACGGGGTGTACTGTCATATCTGGTCCTAACGGTTCGGGTAAATCAAATATTCTTGATGCGTTGCTGTTTTGCTTAGGCTTGTCTAGTTCTAAGGGAATGCGGGCTGAACGTCTACCGGATTTGGTGAATAATAATCAAGTCGCTAAAGGTCGTAATGCTATTGAAGCGAGTGTAACGGTAACTTTTGATATTTCGGATATTGTCTCACGCAGAGGCGCAGAGGCGCAGAGTGAGGAAGGGGAGGAAGTAGGGGAAGCAGGGGAAGCAGGGGAAGAGGAAGAAAATCCAAAATCCGCAGAGTGGAGTGTTACTCGACGTTTACGGGTTAATTCTCAGGGTGGTTATACGTCAAATTATTATATTAATGGTTCTCCTTGTACTTTGACGGAGTTGCATCAGGAGTTGGAGGATCTCAGAGTTTATCCTGAAGGGTATAATGTGGTGTTGCAGGGAGATGTAACTAGCATTATCTCGATGAATGCGCGGGAACGTCGAGAAATTATTGATGAGTTGGCTGGTGTTGCTGCGTTTGATCGTAAGATTCATCAAGCTAAAGGAACGTTGGATGAGGTAAAGGAGAAAGAAGATAGTTGTCGCATTATTGAGGGTGAGTTAACTCTTCAACGCGATCGCCTTTATCAAGATAAGCTAAAAGCGGATAAATATCGTCAACTGAAAAAGGAGTTTCAAGAAAAGCAATCTTGGGAAGCTGTGTTATCATGGCGTTCTCTCCAAGCAAAGCAGGAAAATTTAGTAGCAGATATTCAAAGTGGTGATGTTTCTTTTACTCAACTTTCTGATAATTTAACCGCTGTTAATAAGAATATTGATGAACAAAGTACGGCTCTTGATGCTCTTAATGCTCGTGTAAAATCATTGGGTGAAGATGAGCTTTTGGCGGTTCAGTCTACTTTTGCAACCCAAGAAGCGGAACGAAAGCAACTTCAACGTCAACAAGGTGAGATAGAATCTCATTTACAAGAAACTACTAAACGGTTAAATCAAACTCAGCAAGAGATACAACAATATCAAGTTTCTCTACAACAAGCTGCACAACAACAAAATATAGAAAGGTTGCAATTAACGTCTTTACAAAGTGACCGTAACCAAACACGAGAAAATTTAGAAACTTCTCGTCAAGCTGCTGCGGAAATTGCTACTGCTTCGGAAGCTTGGGTACAACAACAAACGGCTTTAAATCGCCAAATTGAAACTTTACTGCAAACTCTTGAACCTCAAAGAACTGAACAAGCACAACTGAGAGAAAGAAATTCTCAGCTACAGCTACTTATTGAGGAAGAATGTCAGATAATCGCTAGTTTAGAACCGCAATTGGCAGAAAAACAAGCTGAATGCGAAAATTTAGAAGCTGAGTTTAACGCTTCTAATACACCTATTCAAAATTTAGCAGAGAATTTAGCAGCGACGGAACAGGAATTACAACTGCAACAAGATACTCAAAAACGCTTGTTACAAGAACAGCGAGAAAAACAACGTCAGTTAGATAAACTGGAAGCGCAAACCCAAGCACAGCAAGAAGTTCAAGGTACTCAAGCAAGTAAGGTAATTATTCAATCTGGTTTACCTGGTTTGTGTGGGTTGGTGGTAGATTTGGGTAAGGTTGAATCTCGCTATCACTTAGCTTTAGAAACTGCTGCGGGTGCAAGATTGGGACATATTGTGGTAGAAGATGATCGGGTTGCTGCTGCGGGGATTGAGTTGTTAAAACAAAAACGTGCGGGGAGAGCGACTTTTTTACCGTTGAACAAAATTAAAGCGCCGAAATTTACCCCAGATTTAACTTTGCGTTATGTTGACGGTTTTGTAGAATATGCGATGAATCTGGTAGAGTGCGATCGCCGTTATCAAGAAGTTTTTAAGTATGTTTTCGGTAATACGGTGGTTTTTGCAACTCTCGAACAAGCGCGAAAACAAATCGGACTTTATCGCATTGTCACCCTGGATGGGGAATTATTAGAGACTAGCGGTGCGATGTCTGGGGGAAGTAATACTCAGCGTTCGGCGTTAAAATTTGCTACAGGGGAAGTTAAGGAATCTGAAGAAGTTATTAATTTAAGGACGCGGTTAGGAGATATTGAGAGAGTTTTAGAACGTTGTGCAGAAGCTATTACTAATTTATCTAGTCGTAGTAAACAGCTTTCTTTGGAATTAACGGAAGCAAGACAAAGCAAAAGAGAACAACAGTTATATTTAGAGCAGTTAAAAAAAGATATTAAAAGTTTAACCGCGCAGTTAGAAAATACTCGCGCTCAGTTATCCCAAAATAACGGAAAATTCAACAATGCTCAAACTCGGTTAGAAGTTTTGGATCGGGAATTACCAGGACAGGAAAATCAACTGCAACATTTACGACACACTTTAGCTGAGTTGGAATCTTCTCAAACTCCTAGTGAATGGCAGGAAATCCAAGCTACCATTAAAATTCAGGAGCAGCAATTACAACAAAAAGAAACTGCTGTTAGGGAAGTAGAACAAAGATTGCAAAATCTTGAAAATCAACAACAACGTTTACAAGAAAAAATTACCGAATCAGAGACGCGAGTTATTGAATATCAACAAGAACAAGCAACAGTTAGCATTCAACAGTCAACCGTTAACAGTCAGCTTTTAGAACTCAACACCCAAATTACCGCAACTCAAGCTAGTTTACGGGAACTTGAGCAAAATTTAGGTGAAGAGAAAAAGAAACGAGATGCAACAGAACAGGAAGTGCGATCGCTATTATTGCGTCAACAACAATTAAAATGGGAACTTGAGAAACTGCAAGAAACCCAAGAAAAACGCAGAGAAGACTTAACCGCATTAAAAATAAATCTGCAAACTTTAGCAGCAGACTTACCCAGTCCTTTACCGGAAGTACCGGATAAAGTTGATTTAGAAGAATTGCAAAAAGAACTACGCAGTTTAGGCAAACGCTTACAGGCAATGGAACCTGTAAATATGTTAGCTTTGACTGATTATGAAATAGTAGAAAGTCGTTTACAAGAACTTACCCAAAAATTACAAACCTTAGAAGGGGAAAGAACCGAATTATTATTAAGAATTGAAAACTTTACCACCTTACGTCAAACCGCATTTAAAGAAGCTTTCGACGCAGTTAATGAGAACTTTCAATCAATTTTTGCCACCTTATCAGACGGTGACGGTTATTTACAACTGGATAACCCAGAAGACCCCTTTAACAGCGGTTTAAACCTAGTCGCACACCCCAAAGGAAAACCCGTACAGCGTCTAGCTTCCATGTCTGGGGGAGAAAAATCTTTAACTGCATTAAGTTTTATTTTCTCACTGCAAAGATATCGCCCATCACCGTTTTATGCTTTTGATGAAGTTGATATGTTTTTAGATGGCGCAAATGTGGAAAGATTAGCGAGAATGATTAAACAGCAAGCTGAACAAGCACAGTTTATTGTTGTGAGTTTGCGTCGTCCGATGATAGAATCAGCACAGAGAACAATTGGTGTAACTCAAGCTAGAGGTGCATATACTCAAGTTTTGGGGATTAAATTGAAATCATCTGACCATTGAATTAGTTTAGAATAACTAAGAGAGCGATCGCAAAAGATCAATAATTATTTATTCACTAGAGTAAAGTTACCCAAAATATTAGCAAAAATATAGTTTTATTTAAAATTAGGAGAAGTAAATGGAAGGTAAAAGATTTATTCATAAAATCAAATTACAAAACTTTCTCTCCTATGGAAGTGAAGGGGAAGAAACTGAATTACAACCTCTAAATGTGTTAATTGGACGTAACAGTGCAGGGAAATCTAATTTAATAGAAGCTATTAGTATTTTAAAAGCAACACCCACAGATTTACCAGCACCATTTCGTCAAGGTGGAGGTATTAATGAATTTTTATGGAAAGGTGAGGGAAGTAATTCTATAGCTAATATAGACGTTATATTAAATTATTCAGAAAGACACAGAAACAATCTACATTACAAATTAAGCATAACAGAAGTAGGACAAAGATTAGAATTAGTAGATGAATTTCTGGAAAATGAACAAGCTTATGAAGGACAGGAAGATGTCTATTTTTATTATCGTTATCAAAATGGTCGTCCGGTTTTAAATATTAATAAAATTACAGATGATAGTGAAAGATTTAAAAGAACTCTTCGCAGAGAAGATTTAATTTTAGATCAGTCAGTTTTATCTCAAAGAAAAGATCCTGACTTATATCCTGAACTTTCTTATGTAAGTACAGAATTTCATAAAATAGGTTTATATCGTCATTGGCAAATGGGACGAAATTCAGAACCAAGAAATGCCCAAAAAACGGATTTACCTGAACATCCTTTATTGGAAGATGGCAGTAATTTAGGTTTATGTTTAAACAACTTAAAATATAAATTGGGTCTTAGAAAAACTATTGAATATCTAGAAAAGTTCTATGAAGAAGCCGAGGACGTAGATGTAAGAATATATGGTGGTACAGTACAAATATTTATTCGGGAAAAAGGGTTAATTCAACCAATTCCTGCAACTCGTTTATCTGATGGAACACTGCGTTATTTGTTTTTAATGGCTTTACTTTTAGATCCTACTCCACCACCACTAATTTGTATTGAAGAACCAGAAATAGGTTTACATCCAGATATTTTACCAACTATTGCAGAATTGTTAATTGAAGCATCACAAAGAACCCAATTAGTTGTAACTACTCATTCTGATGCTTTGGTTTCTGCGTTGAGTGAATATCCTGAATCTGTGGTAGTTTGTGAAAGAGATAATACAGGAACTCATTTGAGGAGATTAGAACCTGGTAAACTGAAAGATTGGTTAGAAAATTATACTTTAGGTGATTTATGGCGGATGGGTGAAATAGGGGGAAATAGATGGTAAAAGAAATTAGAATTTATATAGAAGGTGGTGGAGATAGTACAAGAACTTTATCTGCACTTAGAGCAGGATTCAGTAAGTTTTTTAAAAAATTGCTAGATACAGTAATAAGTGAAAACTTTACACTGAATATAACTATGTGTGGGAAGAGAAATGATGCTTTTCGTGACTTTAAAATTGCTTTAAAATCTCATTCTGATGCTTTTAATATTTTGCTGGTTGATGCAGAAGCACCTGTCACAAAAGATTCTCCTTGGGAACATTTAAAATTAAGGGATAACTGGGATAAACCAGCAGGAGTTGATGATGATAACTGCCATTTGATGGTACAAACAATGGAAGCGTGGTTTATTGCGGATATTGCAACTCTGAAAGAATTTTATGGACAAGGTTTTAAAGAAAATGGTATTCCCAAAACTAATAATGTGGAAACTATTCCAAAAGATAATTTAGAACGTATTCTCAAAACTTCCAGTGGTAAAACTACCAAGGGTGAATATCACAAAATCAAGCACGCCTCTAAACTATTAGAATTGTTAGATGTCACTAAGGTTCGTCAATCTTCCCCTTATTGCGATCGCCTATTTAATACTCTAAAATCAAGAATCCGATATTTACCAGATGAATAATAGCCTAGTGCTTTTCCTAGTGGCGTAAGCCATACCCTAGCAATTCTTACGGAAATACTACAAATTAACTCCTTTTTCTGCTAGTAACTGTCTTAATTTAGCTAATTCTGCTTCTGCTAAATCTGCACGCTGCTTTTCCTGTTCTGCACGCTGCTTTTCTTGTTCTACAGGTGTAGGCAACCAATTATTATCTCGATCATACCAACGTAGCCACGATCTGGTTAATCCCTGATATTCTCCATGCCATAACCCTAAACCCAGTTCTGCTTCTTCTAACCATACTCCTAGTCCATTTATTGACAAAGGTTGATAACGACTCATTACCAACCCAAAACAATTAAACTCATCTGTATAACGGTTATAAACAAAATAATAGGGGATTCTCAGGATTTGTTCATAAACTGACCATTTATTAGGAGGTTGATTAACTTCCCGTAAATTTCTGCCTAAATCCTCTGCTTCTGTACCAGGTGATATCAATTCTATAGCCACGAAAGGATTTATTCCTTCCTGCCAAGTGACGTAGCTTAATCGGAGTTCTGTTTGTTGATAAAATCGAGACACCCCCAATACTGCAAACCAATCTGGGCGTTTATACCATTGGGGATGGAGGGGATCATAATATAAGTTTAAATCACTACCTGTAAATATATTATCTTCAGTGTATGTAGGAGGACGAAACGTAAGGCGTAATAATTCTGGTTGTAATAGGTGAAATTCATCTGGCAACCCTGGTTCCTCCTGGTTTTCACTAGGTAAATCATACATGGTTGGCAATGCTTCTTGAGGAGATAATGGTGGATTTATTTGATACATGATTAATTAGCTCCCTGCGTTAGCGTCGCTGATTGAGGATATCGCTCTCTCAAAATCATCTTCAGTATTATATAAGAAATCAGTTAGAAATTACAACATCACATTCAGTACAGCAATGAATAATCTGGGATGTGCTAATACTTGGCAAACAGAGGCAGAAACTGTCACCACCATTATGAACGGGAATGATCACCGAAATTGATAGCTCTGTTAGCAAATTCATTTTTATTTGCCTATGCTGTATTCAGCTTTCAGTTTGATTTTTTCCCTACAACGCTATCGTCCATCCCCATTTTATGCCTTTGACGAAGTAGATATGTTCAGGACTTACGCAAACAGAACCAAAGTAGCGGTAATTCATGAATTACCACTACGCCAGAATAAGGTTTTTAGTCAAATCTTGCGTAAGTCCTAATGTTTTTAGATGGGGCAAATGTGGAACGATTAGCTAGAATGATTAAACAACAGGCACAACAAGCACAGTTTATTGTTGTGAGTTTGCCTCGTCCGATGATAGAATCAACCCAGCGTACAATTGGGGTGACTCAAGCCAGAGGTGCTTATACTCAAGTTTTGGGTATTAAGTTAGGTGACAGGTGACAGGTAAGAACTTTACCAATTACCCATTACCCATTAGCAATTCCTGATTACCGATTACCAATCACCTTGATTTTCTGTTAAAAATAGTTTATAGATAAACCGGATTCGAGATTGCCTACGGCACGCTAAGCGAACAGGACTCCGTATATAATGACCTCCGAACAAGTAATTAGACGTTCCGATATATTAAACACCCAGGTAATCACCCGCGATAATGGCAAAAGGCTAGGTATCGTCAGTCAAATCTGGGTTGACATTGATCAAAGAGAGGTTGTGGCGCTTGGTTTGCGAGACAGCCTAATCTCTATCTCTGGTCTGCCTCGCCAAATGTATCTTAACAGTATCAACCAAATCGGGGATGTCATCCTGGTTGATAACGAAGATGTCATAGAAGATATTGAAGTCGAATCCCTCAGCAACTTGATGAACTGGGAAGTCATCACCGAAACAGGGGAAGTATTAGGCAGGGTCAGAGGCTTTAAGTTCAATGGCGAAACTGGTAAAATTTACTCTATAGTCATCGCCTCCTTGGGAGTACCCCAAATACCCGACCAATTTTTGAGTACCTACGAAATCTCAATAGAAGAAGTCGTCAGCACTGGTCCGAGTAGATTAATTGTTTTTGAAGGTGCCGAAGAACGAGTCAACCAGTTAACAGTCGGCGTTTTAGAACGG contains the following coding sequences:
- a CDS encoding PRC-barrel domain-containing protein, with the protein product MTSEQVIRRSDILNTQVITRDNGKRLGIVSQIWVDIDQREVVALGLRDSLISISGLPRQMYLNSINQIGDVILVDNEDVIEDIEVESLSNLMNWEVITETGEVLGRVRGFKFNGETGKIYSIVIASLGVPQIPDQFLSTYEISIEEVVSTGPSRLIVFEGAEERVNQLTVGVLERLGIGRAPWERDAEEEYGYSAPRTVSPANQLPSGVPLQPPKPKVRTPEPVAREEEEWTEDYIEEERPQRRVMQARSYESIQYEEEEEDNWSEATSQDRYQAPPKKYEPQPYSKAYSDDYDDYDDVEGDAWEDVPKPVNIPKKVKERQVEYEEEGGY